The following nucleotide sequence is from Desulfovibrio desulfuricans.
CACTACGGAAGGCAAGGCGGAAGGCAATTTCGTGACGCTTGACCGCGCCATGCATGCCACCAATATCGCCAAACGCGCCAAGGGCAACACCCCTGTGAGCTGCGTGAGCTGTCATGAACAGCAAACCAAAGAACGGCGCGAATGCGCGGGCTGCCACGCCATTGTGACGCCCAAGCGCGACCAGGCATGGTGCGCCACCTGCCACAATGTTACGTCTTCCATGACGCCGGAGCAGATGCAGCAGGGCATCAAGGGCAAGCTGCCCCCCGACCAGAACGAAGCCCTGGCCGCTGAAACCGTGCTGAACCACAAGCCCGTGCAGCCCCTTACCGCCATGCAGGGTCCCTACAAGGTGAGCATTGATGCGCTGGCCGACAAGTACGAGCCCAGCAACTTCACGCACCGCCGCCATATGGCCTCCCTTATGGAACGCATCAAGGGCGACAAGCTGGCCGAAGCTTTCCACAACAAGCCCGAGACTCTGTGCGCCACGTGCCACCACAGAAGCCCGCTTTCGGCTACGCCTCCCAAGTGCGGCAGTTGTCACACCAAGGAAATCGACCCCGCCAATCCCAACCGTCCCAACCTCAAGGCTGCCTATCACCTCCAGTGCATGGGTTGCCACCAGGGTATGAACGTGGGTCGTCCTAAGAACACCGACTGCACCACTTGTCATAAGGCCCGCCCGTAGGGCGCCAACTGCACGGAGAAACGCATATGAATCGCAGAAAATTCCTGGCCATCATGGGAAGCGCGGGCGTGATTTCGGCATTGGGCACTGCCAAGGTGGCCAATGCCGGGGTACACACCTTCCCCTACTATGCAGACAGCTACGGCGTGCTGCATGACACCACGCGCTGCATCGGTTGCCGCCGTTGCGAAGAAGCCTGCAACGCGGTGAACCACCTGCCCAAGCCCAAAAAACCCTTCACCGACCTTTCGGTGACTGCCACCAAGCGCCGCACTTCGGCCTATGAGTGGACAGTGGTTAACAAGTACAACGTCAACGGCAAGGACGTGTTCCGCAAGTTGCAGTGCTTCCACTGCAACGACCCGGCCTGCGCCTCTGCCTGTTTTGCCAAATGCTTCCAGAAGCAGCCTGACGGCAGCGTGACCTACGAAGGTTCGCAGTGCGTGGGCTGCCGGTACTGCATGGTTGCCTGTCCCTTCTATGTGCCGGGCTTCCAGTACGATGAGGCGTTCGATCCCCTGGTGCAGAAGTGCACCTTCTGCGAACCCCGCCTCAAGGAAGGCAAGCTGCCCGGTTGCGTGGAAGCCTGCCCCATGGACGCCCTGACCTTTGGCCGCCGCAGCGACCTGATCAGGATTGCCCGCTCGCGCATCACTGAAAATCCCGGCAAGTACGTAAACTACGTTTACGGCGAACACGATGCCGGCGGTACCGCATGGATGGTGCTTTCCCCTGCCGTGGCTGCTCCTGCCGCCGCCAAGGACGCCAAAGCCCATGATGCCCACGCCGACACCAGCGAACTCAAGCAGCTTGGGCTCGACAAGCACCTGGGTACACAGCCCATGGGCGAGTTGACCTACGGCGCTCTGGGTACCGTGCCCATGATCGTGGCCTTCTGGCCTGTGCTGTTTGGCGGTGCTTACGCCATGACCAAACGCCGCGAAGCTCTCTTCAAGGCGGAAAAGGACGCACACGTTAAGGAGACCAAGGACGATCTGGCCGCTGCCGTTGACGCAGCCGTGCGCAAGATTGAGGAAACCCAGGGTCCGGGCGCTGCCGACACAGCCCGCCGCGCAATGACCGATGCCTTGAAGGCTCGGGAAGCGGAGTGCTGCAAGGAGCACGGGGAGGATAAGTAAATGGCACACCACAGCATAGTTATTCCCACCAGGGACAAGCTGTTCAATATCAGCGAATTCCTGACGCCCACCCCCGGCAACATCATTTCCGCCATCATTCTGGCGGTGGGCCTTGTCATCACCGTTATCCGCTTTACCGTGGGCATCGGTTCCGTCACCAACCTCAGCGATGTGCAGCCCTGGGGCATGTGGATCGGCTTTGACCTTCTGTGCGGCGTGTGCCTTGCAGCGGGCGGCTACTTTACCACTGTCGCCTGCTACATCATGGGCATGAAGCACTTCCACTCGGCGGTGCGTCCGGCCATCACCACAGCCTTTTTGGGCTACGCCTTCGTGGTTATCGCCCTGCTGTACGATCTGGGCCATCCACTGCGTCTGCCCTTCATGTTCTTCTTCCCCGGCACCACCTCCGTTCTGTTTGAAGTGGGCCTGTGCGTGGCAACCTACGTTTCCGTGCTGCTCATCGAATTCTCGGTGGCCCCGCTGGAATGGATGTCCTGCCGCTACCCCTGGCTCATCAAGGTTCGCAAGATCGTGGTCAAGTGCACCATTCCGCTGACCATCTTCGGCGTGACCCTGTCCACCCTGCACCAGTCCTCGCTGGGTTCGCTCTACCTGATCTCCCCCGGCAAGGTCTTCCCCCTGTGGTACTCGCCCTTCATGCCCATGTTCTTCTTTGTGAGTTCCATGGCCGCTGGCGCGTCCATGGTTATCTTTGAAGGCATGCTGGCCCACCGTGGCGTGCACCACTACATGGACAAAACCCACCTGCGCGAAGCTGACGACGTGACCTTCAGCTTTGCCCGCGCGGCTTCGTTCATTCTCTTCGCCTACTTCATGCTCAAGCTTATCGACATGCTTGTGCAGGCCAACTTCCCCTACCTCTTCACGGGTTATGGGGTCTGGTGGCTGGTGGAAATGCTGGGCTTTGTGCTGATGCCCGCCCTGATCTACGCCAAGGGCGCGCGTGACCGCAATCTGACCCTGTGCCGCATTGGCGCGACCAACACGGTGCTGGGCATCGTGCTGAACCGCTTCAACGTTTCCATGATCGCCTTCAACTACAACTTGCCGTCGGCGGAACGCTACTTCCCCAGCATCTGGGAAATCTGCATCTCCATGTTTGTGGTGACCATGATCGT
It contains:
- the hmcC gene encoding sulfate respiration complex protein HmcC; the protein is MAHHSIVIPTRDKLFNISEFLTPTPGNIISAIILAVGLVITVIRFTVGIGSVTNLSDVQPWGMWIGFDLLCGVCLAAGGYFTTVACYIMGMKHFHSAVRPAITTAFLGYAFVVIALLYDLGHPLRLPFMFFFPGTTSVLFEVGLCVATYVSVLLIEFSVAPLEWMSCRYPWLIKVRKIVVKCTIPLTIFGVTLSTLHQSSLGSLYLISPGKVFPLWYSPFMPMFFFVSSMAAGASMVIFEGMLAHRGVHHYMDKTHLREADDVTFSFARAASFILFAYFMLKLIDMLVQANFPYLFTGYGVWWLVEMLGFVLMPALIYAKGARDRNLTLCRIGATNTVLGIVLNRFNVSMIAFNYNLPSAERYFPSIWEICISMFVVTMIVTVYRFIVYNMPVLYEHPDFKGEH
- the hmcB gene encoding sulfate respiration complex iron-sulfur protein HmcB — its product is MNRRKFLAIMGSAGVISALGTAKVANAGVHTFPYYADSYGVLHDTTRCIGCRRCEEACNAVNHLPKPKKPFTDLSVTATKRRTSAYEWTVVNKYNVNGKDVFRKLQCFHCNDPACASACFAKCFQKQPDGSVTYEGSQCVGCRYCMVACPFYVPGFQYDEAFDPLVQKCTFCEPRLKEGKLPGCVEACPMDALTFGRRSDLIRIARSRITENPGKYVNYVYGEHDAGGTAWMVLSPAVAAPAAAKDAKAHDAHADTSELKQLGLDKHLGTQPMGELTYGALGTVPMIVAFWPVLFGGAYAMTKRREALFKAEKDAHVKETKDDLAAAVDAAVRKIEETQGPGAADTARRAMTDALKAREAECCKEHGEDK
- a CDS encoding nine-heme cytochrome c; the encoded protein is MRNGTSLLLLAALALAGAACLTALGAGSATAAALEPTDSGAPSAIVMFPVSAKPNPKGAAMKPAVFNHLAHEKKIANCETCHHTGDPVACSTCHTTEGKAEGNFVTLDRAMHATNIAKRAKGNTPVSCVSCHEQQTKERRECAGCHAIVTPKRDQAWCATCHNVTSSMTPEQMQQGIKGKLPPDQNEALAAETVLNHKPVQPLTAMQGPYKVSIDALADKYEPSNFTHRRHMASLMERIKGDKLAEAFHNKPETLCATCHHRSPLSATPPKCGSCHTKEIDPANPNRPNLKAAYHLQCMGCHQGMNVGRPKNTDCTTCHKARP